A single window of Leptospira semungkisensis DNA harbors:
- the purD gene encoding phosphoribosylamine--glycine ligase, whose product MSKILLIGSGGRESAIAFKLRQSSKLTSLHVFPGNGGFPDNEILAANSFDLKDKSSVQSFIQKNEYDLVVVGPEDPLVDGIGDWLAEIGIPVFGPSAYCAQIEGSKEFAKALMIEAGVPTAKYASFTDYDSSLAYVRKEGAPIVVKADGLAAGKGVTVCTELSQAEQALKEIFLDHKFGKSGSRVVIEEFMDGQEASIFAISDGETYFTLPAAQDHKRAYDGDLGPNTGGMGAYCPAPIASEEVLQKVNTRVFQPMFEAFRKKGHPYKGLLYAGLMIDSKGEPKVVEFNCRFGDPETQCVLPMLEGDLLEIFMASAKGTLKGVKTGLRSGASTVVVLAAEGYPDSYAKNIPLNLPKSENKDLVVFHAGTSKKDGNLVSTGGRILGISSYGNDLKDSVDKAYAYLNSFQISKTFFRKDIAKKAL is encoded by the coding sequence ATGTCTAAGATTCTTCTAATCGGTTCAGGAGGAAGGGAGAGCGCTATCGCATTCAAACTCCGCCAATCCTCTAAATTGACCTCTCTACATGTTTTCCCTGGAAACGGAGGTTTTCCGGATAATGAGATCTTGGCAGCGAATTCTTTCGATCTCAAGGACAAATCCTCGGTCCAGAGCTTCATTCAAAAAAATGAATATGATTTAGTGGTAGTCGGTCCTGAAGATCCTCTTGTGGACGGGATCGGAGACTGGCTAGCGGAGATAGGAATTCCAGTATTCGGACCTTCCGCCTATTGCGCTCAGATCGAAGGTTCCAAAGAATTTGCAAAAGCCTTAATGATAGAGGCCGGAGTGCCTACTGCAAAGTATGCTTCCTTTACTGATTATGATTCTTCTCTTGCTTACGTAAGAAAAGAAGGCGCTCCTATTGTAGTAAAAGCGGACGGGCTCGCTGCAGGAAAGGGAGTCACTGTCTGCACGGAACTTTCTCAAGCAGAGCAAGCATTAAAAGAAATTTTCTTGGATCATAAATTCGGTAAGAGTGGTTCCAGAGTAGTTATCGAAGAATTCATGGACGGCCAAGAGGCTTCCATCTTTGCGATCAGCGATGGAGAGACTTATTTCACTCTTCCTGCGGCCCAAGATCATAAAAGAGCGTATGACGGAGACCTGGGACCGAATACCGGAGGAATGGGAGCATACTGCCCAGCTCCGATCGCAAGCGAAGAAGTATTACAAAAAGTGAATACACGAGTCTTTCAGCCCATGTTCGAAGCATTCCGCAAGAAAGGACATCCTTATAAAGGCCTTCTATATGCAGGATTAATGATCGACTCTAAGGGAGAACCCAAGGTTGTAGAGTTCAATTGTAGATTCGGAGATCCTGAAACCCAATGCGTATTACCTATGTTAGAAGGAGACCTATTGGAGATCTTTATGGCATCTGCCAAAGGGACATTGAAAGGGGTAAAAACAGGTTTGCGCTCCGGAGCTTCTACCGTAGTCGTTTTGGCCGCTGAAGGTTATCCCGATTCTTACGCAAAGAATATTCCTCTAAATCTTCCTAAATCCGAAAATAAAGATCTAGTAGTTTTTCATGCAGGCACTTCAAAAAAGGATGGAAACTTAGTATCAACAGGTGGAAGAATTCTAGGAATCTCTTCCTACGGAAATGACTTAAAAGATTCTGTGGATAAGGCTTATGCTTATCTAAACAGCTTCCAAATCTCTAAGACCTTCTTCCGTAAGGACATTGCAAAAAAAGCCCTGTAG
- a CDS encoding cytidylyltransferase domain-containing protein, protein MSGIHSTHREPVRSLFAFVQARTGSTRFPKKVITELPPKSGHTILDHIHFRMSKILPPSRIVYLIPEGDTELEEFLSRKGMRYFKGPLEDVRQRYILAAEKFGADAILRLTGDNPFYDTTHLDLLIQSFLEEEADLAYFKGLPLGMGGELFRTSALVASPPQGLEERYREHVSIHIKEEPDRFKIVPIASLLTPEESSRIGNLRLTIDTPEDFQTLSNILKDKLPDSLSDLGASKLLEWEKEQPSLFKGNQDVPQVRFPLPNPVKSYQKRIGLLVAPAKDYGSGHFSRCSILHSILPYRNWESFWLTEFPKDGEYDILLIDYRDVLIPIEYKKTKVLLLDHFGEDRKKYPYWDLLPHPQNNAEFNWDQILLPPNLRNSSLRSLDKEEASFDLFCYAGSLGESETEELDSFLLSIPDTKKLLRVGGHSPKDQAKSKLEYHPRLSRFAYLEFLRSSKRFLGYFGQSLFEAIYLKIPSASFSISPVHSDLSKLLEKYNIPFADPRNNSSDQKFLLSSRFPDGSGYRLLLDQIDSL, encoded by the coding sequence ATGAGTGGTATACATTCAACGCATAGAGAGCCTGTCCGTTCTCTGTTTGCATTCGTGCAAGCAAGGACTGGCTCAACAAGATTTCCTAAGAAAGTGATCACGGAGCTTCCTCCAAAATCAGGACATACAATCCTGGATCATATCCATTTTAGAATGAGCAAGATCCTTCCCCCTTCTCGTATCGTGTATCTAATCCCTGAGGGAGATACCGAATTAGAAGAATTCCTTTCTCGCAAAGGAATGAGGTATTTCAAAGGACCTTTAGAAGATGTAAGGCAAAGATATATTCTAGCTGCGGAGAAGTTCGGAGCTGATGCGATCCTGAGATTAACGGGAGACAACCCGTTCTATGATACGACTCATTTGGATCTTCTCATCCAATCTTTCCTGGAAGAAGAGGCCGATCTTGCTTATTTTAAAGGACTTCCCTTAGGAATGGGAGGAGAACTATTTCGTACTAGCGCGTTAGTAGCCTCTCCTCCCCAAGGACTCGAAGAAAGATATAGAGAACATGTAAGCATTCATATCAAGGAAGAACCGGATCGTTTTAAGATCGTTCCTATCGCAAGTCTTCTCACTCCAGAAGAAAGCTCTCGTATCGGGAATCTCAGATTAACCATAGATACTCCGGAAGATTTTCAAACCCTCTCCAACATTTTAAAGGATAAGCTCCCCGATTCTCTCAGCGACTTGGGAGCCTCCAAACTACTAGAATGGGAAAAGGAGCAACCTTCTCTTTTCAAAGGAAATCAAGATGTTCCTCAGGTGCGATTTCCTCTTCCGAATCCGGTCAAAAGCTATCAGAAAAGAATAGGACTGTTAGTCGCGCCGGCTAAGGACTACGGCTCCGGTCACTTCTCTCGTTGTTCTATCCTTCACTCCATTCTGCCTTATAGAAACTGGGAAAGCTTTTGGCTTACTGAATTTCCTAAAGATGGGGAATATGATATTTTGTTAATAGATTATAGGGATGTACTTATTCCCATCGAATACAAAAAGACCAAAGTACTTCTCTTAGATCATTTTGGAGAAGATAGAAAAAAATATCCGTATTGGGATCTTCTCCCTCATCCGCAAAATAATGCCGAATTCAATTGGGATCAGATCTTACTCCCTCCCAATCTTAGAAATTCCTCTTTAAGATCCCTAGACAAAGAAGAAGCCTCCTTCGATCTATTCTGTTATGCCGGGAGTCTTGGAGAATCAGAAACGGAGGAATTGGATTCCTTTCTTCTCTCGATTCCCGACACAAAAAAATTGTTGAGAGTGGGAGGCCATTCGCCTAAAGACCAGGCAAAATCCAAACTGGAATATCATCCTAGACTTTCTAGGTTCGCATACTTAGAGTTTTTAAGATCCTCTAAAAGGTTTTTAGGATACTTCGGGCAAAGTTTATTTGAAGCAATCTATTTGAAAATACCGAGCGCCAGCTTTTCCATTTCTCCAGTTCATTCGGACCTTTCAAAATTATTAGAAAAATATAATATTCCTTTTGCCGACCCGAGAAATAATTCCTCCGACCAAAAATTTCTTTTAAGTTCCCGTTTTCCGGATGGGAGCGGCTACCGATTACTTTTAGATCAAATCGATTCCCTCTAA
- a CDS encoding aspartate kinase produces the protein MANIIVQKYGGTSVGTPERIQNVARRIKRYHDQGDHVVVVVSAMGHTTDELVDLADKITKNPPKREMDMLLSTGEQVSISLLAMALWDIGVPAKSFTGSQVRMITDGNFSNAKIQSVDRDRIDRALNDKNVVIVAGFQGIDQDENITTLGRGGSDTSAVALAAVLGAKECEIYTDVDGVYTADPRVVPQASKHTQITYEEMLELASLGAGVLHSRSVELGMNYDVVIHVRSSFNDNPGTLVVNEEKIMEKLKVSGVTAKNDQARITIADVPDKPGLAAVLFGELSSKDILVDVIVQSSPYNGRNTISFTVPKKDLVQALPILESFSNSQGAKKPDINEEISIVSAVGIGMKSHVGVAAQMFQALAEKEINIEMISTSEIKISCVIPRSHAETAVNRIHETFGLSKNG, from the coding sequence ATGGCAAACATCATCGTCCAAAAATACGGCGGCACGTCCGTAGGCACTCCGGAACGCATCCAAAACGTAGCCCGTAGAATTAAACGTTATCATGACCAAGGAGATCATGTGGTTGTAGTTGTGTCCGCAATGGGCCACACGACCGATGAACTCGTAGATCTCGCAGACAAGATCACGAAAAATCCTCCTAAGAGAGAAATGGACATGCTCCTTTCTACCGGAGAACAGGTTTCTATTTCATTACTCGCAATGGCACTTTGGGATATCGGGGTCCCGGCCAAATCCTTTACAGGATCTCAGGTCCGAATGATCACGGACGGCAATTTCTCCAATGCTAAGATCCAAAGTGTAGATCGAGACAGAATCGATAGAGCGCTAAACGACAAGAATGTTGTTATCGTTGCAGGCTTCCAAGGGATAGACCAAGACGAGAATATCACCACTTTGGGAAGAGGTGGTTCGGATACTTCTGCGGTAGCGTTAGCCGCTGTTTTAGGCGCAAAAGAATGCGAGATCTATACCGACGTGGACGGAGTTTATACCGCTGACCCTAGAGTGGTTCCCCAAGCCAGCAAACATACTCAAATTACTTACGAAGAAATGTTAGAACTCGCAAGCCTAGGCGCTGGAGTCCTTCATTCTAGAAGCGTGGAATTAGGAATGAATTACGATGTGGTGATCCATGTCCGCTCTAGCTTCAACGATAACCCCGGAACATTGGTTGTGAACGAGGAAAAGATCATGGAAAAATTAAAAGTAAGCGGAGTTACCGCAAAGAACGACCAAGCTCGTATTACAATCGCTGATGTTCCGGACAAACCTGGATTAGCGGCCGTCCTTTTTGGAGAATTAAGTTCCAAAGATATTCTGGTGGATGTGATCGTACAATCTTCTCCTTATAACGGAAGGAACACTATATCATTTACGGTTCCTAAAAAAGATCTGGTCCAAGCACTTCCTATCCTAGAATCCTTCTCAAATTCTCAAGGAGCAAAGAAGCCGGACATTAACGAAGAAATCTCCATCGTTTCTGCAGTAGGAATCGGGATGAAATCCCATGTAGGAGTCGCGGCTCAAATGTTCCAGGCTCTAGCGGAGAAGGAGATCAATATTGAGATGATCTCTACTTCTGAGATCAAGATCTCTTGTGTGATCCCAAGATCTCATGCAGAAACCGCCGTAAACCGCATTCACGAGACGTTCGGACTCTCGAAAAACGGTTGA
- a CDS encoding valine--tRNA ligase, translating to MKKQISDRYEPTSVEPKWISLWETQKSFQPDLNGKESYSIVIPPPNVTGSLHIGHALNHTIQDILIRIERKKGKSALWVPGTDHAGIATQMVVERELLKEGKKRTDFTREGFEAKVWEWKEHSGGMIQNQQRLLGESVDWSRSRFTMDEGLSKAVFKVFKTLYDEGLIYRGERIINWCPKTLTAISDLEVEYREVKGKLYHLRYPIVGQKGKYVVVATTRPETMFGDVAVAAHPDDERYKSLQGAELELPLTGRKIPLLFDSFVDKEFGSGLVKITPAHDPNDFEAGQRLGLKPLLVMNPNATLNENAGKYAGTERFVARKKVIEDLQALDLVEKIEEHTHSVGHNSRGGEIIEPYLSTQWFCKMRSLADLAVEAVQSGETEFVPKLWEKTFFEWMNNIRDWCISRQLWWGHRIPAYHCKSCKHIEVSETAVTSCPKCGSKEVEQDTDVLDTWFSSQLWPFSTLGWPENTPDLQKFYPTSVLVTGFDIIFFWVARMIMMGKKFTGKAPFSKVIIHGLVRDKEGKKFSKSVGNVVDPLDMMSKYGTDSFRFFLAATLPEARDVLFDESRLDGYRSFCNKIWNSSRFILMNLEENWKLEDLESKYGSKLEPMDKWILHKFNETLAAYEKAYSKFLFFEMASQIYDFVWGDFCDWYIELVKPRIYGKLGEESQTVAKQVLASILVKALGLLHPFMPFLTEEIYEVFSEGDFLIQSPFPTSYSVAEEDEGVLKTNILQEAVTQIRVQRAENGVPLDKKCKVVLKSSHPLVKSAVQDFEFSILQLARLESIEVAAEYAGEKTDSVGAFRFGEVILPLAGMIDFEKEKARITKELEKVRQEEEKLASKLGNENFLAKANPDVVEKEKEKLKLLQEKKDVLQKGLEKLG from the coding sequence ATGAAGAAGCAAATCAGCGATCGTTACGAACCTACAAGCGTGGAACCAAAGTGGATCTCCCTCTGGGAGACTCAAAAAAGTTTCCAACCCGACCTAAACGGGAAGGAATCCTATTCGATCGTGATCCCTCCTCCCAATGTAACCGGAAGCCTTCATATCGGTCACGCACTCAATCATACTATCCAAGACATTCTCATCCGGATCGAACGTAAAAAAGGTAAGTCGGCTCTTTGGGTTCCGGGCACTGACCACGCAGGTATTGCGACTCAAATGGTAGTAGAGAGAGAACTCTTAAAAGAGGGAAAGAAGAGGACCGATTTTACTAGAGAAGGTTTCGAAGCCAAGGTTTGGGAATGGAAAGAGCACTCAGGTGGAATGATCCAAAACCAACAGAGACTTCTGGGAGAATCCGTGGACTGGTCCCGTTCCAGATTCACTATGGACGAAGGACTTTCCAAAGCTGTATTCAAAGTTTTTAAAACTCTTTATGACGAGGGTTTAATTTATCGCGGAGAAAGGATCATCAACTGGTGTCCTAAGACTCTTACTGCGATCTCCGATCTGGAAGTGGAATACAGAGAGGTGAAAGGAAAGCTCTATCATCTTAGATATCCTATCGTCGGACAAAAAGGGAAATACGTAGTAGTAGCGACTACGAGACCGGAGACAATGTTCGGTGACGTTGCAGTTGCGGCCCATCCGGATGATGAAAGATACAAGTCCCTCCAAGGCGCCGAACTAGAACTGCCTTTAACTGGCCGAAAGATCCCTCTACTATTTGATTCTTTTGTAGATAAGGAATTTGGATCCGGACTCGTTAAGATCACTCCTGCTCACGATCCAAACGACTTCGAAGCGGGACAACGTCTTGGACTCAAGCCTCTTCTGGTCATGAATCCGAATGCAACTCTCAATGAGAATGCAGGCAAGTATGCCGGCACTGAAAGATTCGTAGCGCGCAAAAAGGTCATCGAAGACCTACAAGCATTGGATCTTGTAGAGAAGATCGAAGAGCATACACACTCCGTAGGTCATAACTCAAGAGGCGGAGAGATCATTGAACCTTATCTTTCCACTCAATGGTTTTGTAAAATGAGATCTCTTGCTGATCTTGCAGTTGAAGCTGTTCAATCCGGAGAGACTGAGTTCGTTCCTAAACTTTGGGAGAAGACATTCTTCGAATGGATGAATAATATTCGGGACTGGTGTATCTCTAGACAATTATGGTGGGGTCACAGAATTCCTGCCTATCATTGCAAGTCCTGTAAGCATATTGAAGTTTCAGAAACTGCGGTTACCTCTTGTCCTAAATGTGGTTCCAAAGAAGTAGAGCAAGACACTGATGTTTTGGATACTTGGTTCTCTTCTCAACTTTGGCCTTTCTCTACTTTAGGTTGGCCGGAGAATACTCCTGACTTGCAAAAGTTTTATCCTACATCAGTACTAGTTACAGGCTTCGATATCATCTTCTTCTGGGTTGCTAGAATGATCATGATGGGCAAGAAGTTCACTGGCAAGGCTCCATTCTCCAAAGTAATCATTCACGGATTAGTACGAGATAAAGAAGGTAAGAAGTTCTCCAAGTCTGTCGGGAACGTTGTAGATCCTTTGGACATGATGAGCAAGTATGGAACGGACTCTTTCCGATTCTTCTTGGCTGCAACTCTTCCAGAAGCGAGAGACGTTCTATTCGACGAGAGCCGCTTGGACGGTTATCGTTCCTTCTGCAATAAGATCTGGAACTCCAGTCGTTTCATTCTAATGAACTTAGAAGAAAACTGGAAGTTAGAAGATTTAGAATCCAAATACGGTTCTAAATTAGAACCGATGGATAAATGGATCCTTCATAAGTTCAACGAGACTCTTGCAGCCTACGAAAAAGCATATTCCAAATTTCTGTTTTTCGAAATGGCTTCTCAGATCTATGATTTTGTCTGGGGAGATTTCTGTGACTGGTATATCGAATTAGTCAAACCTCGTATCTACGGAAAGCTGGGAGAAGAATCCCAGACAGTCGCTAAGCAAGTCTTGGCGAGCATTCTCGTAAAAGCATTAGGATTATTGCATCCTTTCATGCCTTTCCTCACCGAAGAGATTTACGAAGTATTTAGCGAAGGTGATTTCCTAATACAATCCCCCTTCCCCACATCTTATTCCGTTGCTGAAGAAGACGAGGGAGTTCTCAAGACCAATATATTACAAGAAGCTGTTACACAAATTCGCGTTCAAAGAGCCGAAAACGGAGTCCCTTTGGATAAGAAATGCAAGGTAGTATTGAAATCTTCTCATCCTCTTGTTAAATCAGCAGTGCAGGACTTCGAATTTTCCATCCTTCAGTTAGCGCGCTTAGAAAGTATAGAAGTCGCGGCCGAATATGCGGGAGAGAAAACAGACTCGGTCGGAGCTTTCCGATTCGGAGAAGTCATTCTTCCTTTGGCGGGAATGATAGACTTCGAAAAAGAAAAAGCAAGGATCACGAAGGAACTCGAGAAAGTTAGACAAGAAGAAGAGAAACTCGCTTCTAAGCTCGGAAATGAAAACTTCTTAGCAAAGGCAAACCCGGACGTCGTAGAAAAGGAGAAGGAAAAACTCAAACTCCTCCAAGAGAAGAAGGACGTCCTCCAGAAAGGTCTGGAAAAACTAGGATAA
- a CDS encoding putative peptidyl-prolyl cis-trans isomerase produces MSKLLVFASALFLGIISAPRSVYSAESINRIIATVGSQSISELDYDDAQDKYMKLSRFLKNEDTRKTLRSRIIDFLIDRAVVDSISEEESIQVNEKRLESEIDKRMEMMGISSRKQFEKAIEGSSGMTYDLWYSELPYQIKRTQLMQYKVPNIPPTEKDIRAWYNQNRDKVGFEIQFRQIAIAPANDSISEESRIHKEAADIRKTVQADPASFSLVAGSPRNTDSTLRARKGLIDWVSSFELFKTSRSVAAAVSAVPVGGVSEVFRDERKRYCVLKVEGKRPTPLENVRQGIGNLLMREKEEDNFQKWVKDQRSSVPIQIFDDAYKKENKIPEHHETFILD; encoded by the coding sequence TTGTCTAAGCTACTCGTATTTGCGAGCGCTCTCTTTCTAGGAATCATCTCCGCTCCACGTTCCGTATATTCTGCGGAAAGCATCAATCGCATCATTGCCACAGTGGGAAGCCAATCCATCAGCGAGTTGGATTACGACGACGCACAAGACAAATACATGAAGCTTTCCCGCTTCTTAAAGAATGAGGATACTCGCAAGACTCTTCGCAGTAGAATCATAGACTTTCTGATCGACCGCGCAGTCGTAGACTCGATCTCTGAAGAAGAATCCATTCAAGTAAATGAGAAGCGCTTAGAAAGCGAGATCGATAAGAGAATGGAAATGATGGGGATCAGCTCCCGCAAACAGTTCGAAAAGGCAATCGAAGGAAGTTCCGGAATGACCTACGATCTTTGGTATTCCGAGCTTCCCTATCAGATCAAGAGAACCCAGCTCATGCAGTACAAGGTTCCGAATATTCCCCCGACCGAAAAAGATATCAGAGCCTGGTACAACCAAAACAGGGATAAAGTCGGATTCGAGATCCAATTCAGACAAATCGCAATCGCTCCCGCAAACGATTCCATTTCAGAAGAATCCAGAATTCATAAAGAAGCTGCCGATATTAGAAAGACCGTACAAGCAGATCCTGCTTCTTTTAGCTTAGTCGCCGGTTCCCCAAGAAATACGGATTCAACCTTGAGAGCCAGAAAGGGACTCATAGATTGGGTCTCCTCCTTCGAATTATTCAAGACAAGTCGCTCCGTAGCCGCAGCAGTTTCCGCAGTTCCTGTAGGTGGAGTTTCCGAAGTATTCCGAGACGAAAGAAAAAGATACTGCGTCCTGAAGGTAGAAGGCAAGAGACCAACTCCCTTAGAAAACGTAAGACAGGGGATCGGAAACCTTCTCATGAGAGAAAAAGAAGAGGATAATTTCCAAAAATGGGTAAAAGACCAAAGATCTAGTGTTCCCATCCAGATTTTTGACGATGCTTATAAAAAGGAAAATAAGATCCCGGAACACCACGAGACTTTTATTCTAGATTAA
- a CDS encoding TetR/AcrR family transcriptional regulator, with protein MIPAKISTKERILNESRRLFFEKGYETTSIQDILSALDIAKGTFYHHFQSKEELLEEIAVQFSKEAHAAMLNEIGDLGNEGTGLEKIRKALVVAHNWKKGKSEEIRFLLESLFSASNLQLRDKIRRKSVGLSFPLFASLIVEGQKDGSLKSNLRADHLTSIIFDLSDALGEKVAFHLLGRSKDSEAEIYELMVSYHTTIEDLLGSPAGGLDYFSREEWSELARLFKGEKTPSPIEEPLQLVANAG; from the coding sequence ATGATCCCAGCGAAAATCTCTACAAAAGAAAGAATTCTAAACGAATCCAGAAGGCTATTCTTCGAAAAGGGGTACGAAACCACCTCGATCCAGGACATCTTATCCGCTTTGGACATAGCCAAAGGAACGTTTTATCACCATTTTCAATCCAAAGAAGAGCTTTTAGAAGAAATTGCAGTGCAATTCTCCAAAGAAGCACACGCAGCAATGCTGAATGAGATCGGCGACCTCGGAAACGAAGGCACCGGTTTGGAAAAAATCCGCAAGGCGCTCGTCGTGGCTCATAACTGGAAAAAAGGCAAATCCGAAGAGATTCGATTCCTACTCGAATCCCTCTTCTCCGCGAGCAACCTGCAATTGAGAGATAAGATCCGACGCAAATCTGTAGGTCTTAGCTTTCCTCTATTCGCTTCTTTGATCGTAGAAGGTCAGAAAGACGGTTCTCTCAAAAGCAATTTGAGAGCAGATCATTTAACTTCCATCATTTTCGATCTGAGTGATGCTTTAGGCGAGAAAGTAGCCTTTCATCTCTTAGGAAGAAGTAAGGATTCGGAAGCTGAGATCTACGAGTTGATGGTTTCTTATCATACTACCATTGAAGATCTATTAGGAAGCCCGGCAGGAGGACTGGATTATTTCAGCAGAGAAGAGTGGAGCGAACTTGCTCGTCTCTTCAAAGGCGAGAAAACTCCTTCTCCTATCGAAGAGCCTCTTCAGCTGGTTGCGAACGCAGGTTAA
- a CDS encoding spiro-SPASM protein gives MKFPPQAVVFYLKENQVSEKGFLTHQEFLTYFAGTLKKLSGILKGIPVYSNLWFGPHEEGERISKEEGYSSFQILKSNSEPELFSRIAEGLPASRTGDPEWDETSFLVFDGMAPLLDPSLTSELLRRHDKYLAQYSYSENLPSGIVPRILSREFVRSLPQNYEGGTQEFLAKNINHYDTEIFYSSPDLRQWRLDFSASDPRSNRLISSFLKEKQDWKYEEFQSFLVSHPAVFRSAPSYYEIELHRGCEYECVFCPRQTLLKPEEDNLSLDPALLDSILSQAEKEFESSYSVCFGGMGEPTLHPKFAELLQRTISSPNLKELYIESALYGNLEGLKKGISSLSEEEKKKISLVVNLTTRDKRNYAKLYGKDNLEEVLKNLESISQILPKFSIYLQFLKIQEVDPELDSWYEGTQKAGYEIILQKYNSYSDKLPQRRASDLTPLGREFCWHLSRDLYINANGEVSVCKQTPSSSQKPLGDLKSESLAEIWKKGNPIFSLSAEGKHGEIPAPCLSCDEWYTFNA, from the coding sequence ATGAAGTTCCCTCCTCAAGCAGTCGTCTTCTATCTAAAAGAAAATCAGGTCTCCGAAAAAGGATTCCTAACACATCAAGAATTCTTAACATACTTTGCGGGAACTCTTAAAAAATTATCAGGTATACTCAAGGGAATTCCGGTCTATTCCAATCTTTGGTTCGGCCCTCATGAAGAAGGAGAAAGAATTTCCAAAGAAGAAGGTTACTCTTCCTTTCAGATCTTAAAGTCAAACTCCGAGCCCGAACTTTTCTCCCGAATCGCAGAAGGATTGCCTGCTTCCAGAACCGGAGATCCAGAATGGGACGAAACAAGCTTTTTAGTTTTCGACGGAATGGCTCCTCTTTTGGATCCTTCTTTAACAAGCGAACTACTTAGACGTCATGACAAATATCTAGCTCAGTATTCTTATTCCGAGAATCTTCCCTCTGGAATCGTTCCTAGAATTCTTTCCAGGGAATTCGTAAGAAGTCTTCCTCAGAATTATGAAGGAGGAACGCAAGAATTCCTCGCAAAGAATATCAACCATTACGATACGGAGATATTCTATTCTTCTCCCGATCTGAGACAATGGAGATTGGATTTCTCAGCCTCCGATCCTCGCTCCAATAGATTGATCTCTTCCTTCTTAAAAGAAAAACAGGATTGGAAATATGAAGAATTCCAATCTTTCTTGGTTTCTCACCCTGCAGTATTTCGATCTGCACCCAGCTATTATGAAATAGAACTGCACAGAGGCTGCGAATACGAATGCGTGTTCTGCCCGAGACAAACTCTATTAAAACCAGAAGAGGACAATCTATCCTTGGACCCTGCTCTTTTAGATTCTATTCTTTCTCAAGCGGAGAAGGAGTTCGAATCTTCTTACAGTGTTTGCTTTGGAGGAATGGGAGAACCGACTCTTCATCCTAAGTTTGCAGAATTATTGCAGAGAACGATTTCTTCTCCGAATTTGAAAGAGCTGTATATAGAGTCCGCTTTGTATGGCAACTTGGAAGGGCTCAAAAAAGGGATTTCTTCTCTTTCGGAAGAAGAGAAGAAAAAGATCAGCCTGGTAGTGAATCTTACTACGCGTGACAAAAGAAACTACGCCAAACTCTATGGAAAGGACAATCTCGAAGAGGTTTTGAAAAACCTGGAGTCGATTTCACAAATCCTTCCTAAATTCTCTATCTATCTGCAATTTCTAAAGATCCAAGAAGTAGATCCGGAATTGGATTCTTGGTATGAGGGAACACAGAAAGCAGGCTACGAAATCATATTACAAAAATATAATTCTTATTCCGACAAATTGCCTCAAAGAAGGGCCTCGGATCTCACTCCTCTCGGCCGAGAGTTTTGCTGGCATCTTTCTAGAGACTTGTACATCAATGCAAACGGAGAAGTTTCCGTATGCAAACAGACTCCCTCTTCCTCCCAGAAACCATTGGGAGATCTAAAATCCGAATCCTTGGCTGAGATATGGAAAAAAGGAAATCCGATCTTTTCTCTTTCCGCAGAAGGAAAACACGGAGAGATTCCTGCACCCTGCCTTTCCTGTGATGAGTGGTATACATTCAACGCATAG
- a CDS encoding iron chaperone has translation MLLYALVPTLPRLEFESNPDVENYINQAPLSRRENIRDLIGSLKEEFEDLREGLKYGMPTFERNGRWIAFSNHKNHLSVYFCEESYVRAFRSKFPEAETGKNCVFLRDKDKFPGTYLKTLLKKTLQQRAKTR, from the coding sequence ATGCTACTTTATGCTCTCGTTCCCACTCTACCGCGATTGGAATTCGAATCCAATCCGGACGTGGAGAATTATATAAACCAAGCTCCTCTCTCGAGGAGAGAAAATATCCGGGATCTAATTGGATCTCTTAAGGAAGAATTCGAGGATTTAAGAGAAGGCTTGAAGTACGGAATGCCTACTTTTGAAAGAAATGGGCGATGGATTGCATTCTCTAACCATAAGAATCATCTATCCGTCTATTTCTGCGAGGAATCGTATGTTCGGGCGTTTCGATCCAAATTCCCTGAGGCTGAGACTGGTAAGAACTGTGTCTTTCTCAGAGATAAGGACAAGTTCCCTGGGACTTATTTAAAAACCTTACTAAAGAAAACCTTACAACAAAGAGCAAAGACCCGCTAA